The bacterium nucleotide sequence GCGCCCGGCGATCCACAGGACGCTGGTCTGTTCGGGAAGGCCGGCGAGCGCCCGGATCGCGGTATCGATGCCCTTGCGTCGGTGGCCGTGGCCGACCAGCAGCCACACGAGCCGATCGGCAGAGTCGAGTTCCTGCCGCAGTGCGTCGCGTTCTGTCGGGTCGGTGTGGGGCCGGAAGCGCTCCAGGTCGACCCCGTTGGGAATCACCACGATCCGCTCGGGATCCACCGGGTAACGATCCAGGATCTCGCTTCGCACCATGTCGGAGTTGCATTGGACCCACTGGCTCGTATCGCGGAAGACGGCGCCCTCGATGCGGAGGATCGTCGCGTGGCGAGGGGTGAAGCGGCGCCAGCTTGCCCCGACCGCGCCGTAGGCACGTTCCATGTAGGCGGCGTGGCAGCCCCCGCCGGTTCGATACACGTCCTGGTGCCGGGTGCGGGAGAAAGCATGCACGGCGTCGTATTCGCCCCTGGGCGCGGAAGTGGCGGCCGCCCGCGAAAAGGACAGGACCCGCCAGGGTTGCCAGCTGGCCGAGACGCGCACGAGCCGTGGGGTCGGGCCGGCAGGCGCGGCCCCACGACGGCAGACGACGTGTACGTCGTCACCTTCGGCATGCAGGGCGTGGGCCGTGGCCCACGCGGCCCCTTCGACCCCACCTCCCGGCTCGAATCGTTCGATCACCAGCGCGATCCGCATCGATGAGTGCCGGCTCCCGTGAGCGAGGGGCGGTTCAAGGGCGTCGTCGACGCGGTTCATGGGCGCCCTCGACCGCCAACGCAAGGGTAGTATATTGCCGCGCTCGGCTCCGGCCGAAGCGATCCCCTTCTTCGATGCGGAACATGGCGCGCCCCCTACCTGCAGCTCAAGAGCCCAAATCCGACGATTCCGCCCCGAAACCCAAGGGCGAGAAGCGGGATCGTATTCTCGAGGCCGCCATCGTCGTATTTGCCCGCAAGGGCTTCCACAAGGCGCGGATCTCGGATATCTCGGCCGAGGCGGAGATCGCCTACGGCCTCGTCTACCACTACTTCAAGAACAAGGACGAGATCCTCGC carries:
- a CDS encoding glycosyltransferase family 4 protein, coding for MNRVDDALEPPLAHGSRHSSMRIALVIERFEPGGGVEGAAWATAHALHAEGDDVHVVCRRGAAPAGPTPRLVRVSASWQPWRVLSFSRAAATSAPRGEYDAVHAFSRTRHQDVYRTGGGCHAAYMERAYGAVGASWRRFTPRHATILRIEGAVFRDTSQWVQCNSDMVRSEILDRYPVDPERIVVIPNGVDLERFRPHTDPTERDALRQELDSADRLVWLLVGHGHRRKGIDTAIRALAGLPEQTSVLWIAGREQEPARALAAELGVADRVRLLGRERDPAELYAAADAFILPTRYDAFANVCLEAAASGLPVVTSGANGAAAWLGEAGLVVTNPEDVEGFSEALARLADAETRVALGGAARAKAETRSWADHVRDLHALYAKVKS